Within the Bacillota bacterium genome, the region TGATTCTGTTGTCCGCAAACAGTTTAATCAGTTCCATCTTGTTGTTAACGTTAAGCTTATGATAAATATTCTTCACATGGAATTTCATGGTGTTTTCGCTGATAAACAGACTTTCCGCAATAGCTTTATAAGTGTAACCCTGAAGTAAAAGCTTGACCACCTCCGCTTCTCGGGCTGTTAGTTGCTTGATATGCTTAAAGTCTGATAGGGCTCTGGATCGCTTGTTTTCCGGTCTACCGTCAAGTTGAATAAGAAAGGTGTGGTTTCTAAGCAGGTTTGTAAGCTGGAAGTTGAGTAATGGCAGCAGGATCATTACTGCAAAGATTACCACCAAGGCCATTACTGATGCCTGCTGGTGCCCTCCTTGGGCTGACTGTATCTGGCTGCCGATGATACCCCCCAGGAATATGCCTAACACGTTCATGGACAGGCCCACGCCCAGTACTTGGGCCGGATTATGCCAGTAATCCATGACGCCACTTAAGATACTCCACCAAAACAAATCACAGACGCCGAAGGCGCCTAGCATGAGAGTGTCTATGATCAGATAGCTGATTACGGACCGATCCAGCTGCATGAACAAGATGTAAGAAAGACCGATCATGATTAAGGCCACATAGAGAATGTAGGCTCTTTTGATCTCGGCCGGCAAGCTCCTGACCACCAGTAAGGCAGCAACATAAGGTATTGCCCAGTAATAGCTGGCCAGAAATTCATAATGGGCAAAAGCCGGATTCACAACCTGATACATCAAGCCCGAATTTATGGTGATGACCAGAATAAATAAAGACAACAGAATAAAGGGTTGAGACATAGTGGAAACATCTTTAGGGGATACGGCCGGATATATTATGCCTTCATCTAAACCGGTTTCTAATCGGAAGGTAACAAAAAGAGCCCCAAGAAGGGAGAGTATGGCCAGCCCAAGGGCAAAAGTTGCCGACACGTTAACTGCGATGACGTTAATTATGATCATGCCGATATTAGAGTAAATAAGGACATCGGCTGCAGTTCGCAGCCTTTGCTCCGGCTGAGAATACGCTTTGAAATAGAATCCCCAACTGGCTACAAACAGACCGGAAAACAAAGCCACAGCGGCAATGGCCATATACGACAAAGCTGATAAGGGTAGAAAGAAAATAAGGCTTCCCGCCAAACATACTACTAATGAAGCTATCATAGTTACCCTGGCAGCGTCTTGCCTTCTTACCAGAAAACCGGCAATGAACAATCCAACAAAATTAAGACAGACAGCTGTTAGCACAAGGGCTGACTGGTTGATGTCAGCCTTCTTTAACAGTGCATATAGGATTTGACCTTCAAACGGAAAGGATAACATCCAAGCCGAAAACAAGGAGAAGCATATAATAGAAAGCCCTCTTTGGTCTCTAATCGCCAGCCTAATGTTCATTTTTACCGGTCTCCTCTGCCAACCCGGCTGTCCCTTAACAATTATATCATGCCATCCCTTCCCTTCACAGATTTTCTGTCTTTTAACAAAACAACCTGTCGCTATTTTCAAACACCGGCCGGATTGGTATAATAGGGTAAAGAGTGAAGGTTCTACAAGAGGGGCGAGCAGTTATCTAAGGAGGTAAACCCCCATGACTCCGGACAAAGAATCTACTTACCAACCCCGGTATTGGGGAACACTTGATGAATATATTAGCCAGGTTCGTCCACGAGCTCGTCGCATCAACTTGTTAGCAGCCGCAGCTCTGCCGCAACGCTTACCTGGGCGCAGGCCCCGCGATCCACGGGAAGAGCGTATTCTCACCCGGCTTGCCATCTCCAGTTGGAACAGGGCTCTCGAATCAGGACTGCTAGAGCAAATCGGGCCGAGGAGGTATAAGCTTAATGGCTAACAACCCGGATTGGTTTTTAAGGAAGGTGAGTGAAAAGAAGCTTGCCACGGAACGAACCCTATACATCTTAGCTGCTTTGACGCTAGCTCTGCAGAAATACAATATTAAGCCGATTTTAGTCGGTGGCGGTGCTCTAGAATTCTATACATTTGGAAACTATGCAACGCATGATATTGATCTCGTGGCTGACGAACGGCATCTAGTGGGGGAAGCCCTGGAGACATTGGGCTTTTCTCATGAGCCTGGTTTCCGCCATTGGTATCATGAAGATCTAGATGTCAGCATAGAGATCCCAGACACCAAACTCGCAGGATCTTACGAAAAAGTTACGTCGATCGACGTACATGGGGTATTGGTTCAGATAATTTCCCCCGAAGACTTGTTGATTGATCGACTGGCAGCTTATAAATTCTGGAAATCGCTAAGTGATGGCGAGTGGGCGGCTCGACTCTATGCTATTCACGGAAATAACATGGATCTCAAGTACCTGGAAGAACGAGCGAACAGTGAACAGGTGCTCGATGTACTCAAAGAAGTCATGAAAAGAAGCAAGGAAAGCAAGAAATCTAGTTAGCTGCCGTATTGGCTTCTTCTAGCATATCAAGGGCCTAGGGCCTGGTCATAGCATTGTTGGGGCCATTATCTCCTCTTCTTATAGGAAATAGGGCCTCTGTTTATTTGACTTTAAGCCGGGAATCCTTTAGAATAAGTGACATACAATAGAAAAGATGTCAGTTTAAGGAGAGGAGGTTCCAGGCATGCCGGAACATACCGTCCGGCAACTGGGTAAGTTATCACGACGGTCACAGATCATCATCGTGGTGGCGTTGCTTTTCTCGCTGCTTTTGGTTGGCTATGTTGATGCGCGAAAAGAGATTACCCTGGTTGTAGACGGCGTGCCCTGCACGGTGCGAACTATGCGGGCAACAGTAGGCACTCTACTGGAACAACAAGGTATCGAACTGGCTCTGGAAGACTTAGTGGAACCTAGCTGTGATACCAAGCTGGAACGGACCATGACGGTGAACATACGGCGGGCTGTTCCAGTAACCTTGGTTGTGGGCGGTACTCCCATGGAGGTAAAGACGGCTCAACCAACGGTGGGCAAGGCGCTGGTTGGTTGGGGCGTAACAGTAGATGAAAAAGACCGGTTGGATCCTGCTGTCGACACACCTATTACCAGCGGTCAGAAGATTACCCTGGTGAAAGTGGAGGAAAGAGAGACTAAGGACCAAGTTAAGGTACCTTTTACGGTCCAGCGACGGCAGGATGGTAACTTGGAACTGGGTCAGGTCCGGGTGGTTCAAAAAGGTGAGGAAGGTTTAGCCCATCGTCAGTTGCGTCAGATCCTGGAAGACGGAAAACTGGTGCGGGAAGAGGTTATATCGGAACAGGTGGTTCAGCCACCGGTTTCGGAAATAGTAGCGGTGGGCACCATGGGCACGATTAGCCGGGGAGGAAACACCTATCAGTACAGTCGGGCTATTAGTGCTGTGGCCACTGCCTATTGCCCCACTGATGTGGGCGGTAGCCATACAGCATTAGGTATTAAACCCAAGCGCGGTATTGTAGCGGTAGATCCCAGGGTTATCCCGCTGGGCGCCAGGGTATACGTGGAGAATTACGGCCCGGCCCTGGCAGCGGACACCGGCGGAGCTATCAAAGGAAACCGCATCGACATCTTTGTCGACTCCCACAAGGAAGCTGTGAGCTGGGGCCGCCGGAAAGTAACCGTATACGTACTCAAGTAAGGAAAAACAGGGAACCGA harbors:
- a CDS encoding helix-turn-helix transcriptional regulator gives rise to the protein MILLPLLNFQLTNLLRNHTFLIQLDGRPENKRSRALSDFKHIKQLTAREAEVVKLLLQGYTYKAIAESLFISENTMKFHVKNIYHKLNVNNKMELIKLFADNRINSLD
- a CDS encoding DUF348 domain-containing protein translates to MPEHTVRQLGKLSRRSQIIIVVALLFSLLLVGYVDARKEITLVVDGVPCTVRTMRATVGTLLEQQGIELALEDLVEPSCDTKLERTMTVNIRRAVPVTLVVGGTPMEVKTAQPTVGKALVGWGVTVDEKDRLDPAVDTPITSGQKITLVKVEERETKDQVKVPFTVQRRQDGNLELGQVRVVQKGEEGLAHRQLRQILEDGKLVREEVISEQVVQPPVSEIVAVGTMGTISRGGNTYQYSRAISAVATAYCPTDVGGSHTALGIKPKRGIVAVDPRVIPLGARVYVENYGPALAADTGGAIKGNRIDIFVDSHKEAVSWGRRKVTVYVLK
- a CDS encoding nucleotidyltransferase family protein, which produces MANNPDWFLRKVSEKKLATERTLYILAALTLALQKYNIKPILVGGGALEFYTFGNYATHDIDLVADERHLVGEALETLGFSHEPGFRHWYHEDLDVSIEIPDTKLAGSYEKVTSIDVHGVLVQIISPEDLLIDRLAAYKFWKSLSDGEWAARLYAIHGNNMDLKYLEERANSEQVLDVLKEVMKRSKESKKSS